A window of Streptomyces sp. NBC_01689 genomic DNA:
CGAAGAGCCAGCGGAATCGGGCCGCGAGGTAGAGCAGCTGGGCACCGAGCGCCACGGCCAGCGCGATCAGGGCGTTGCGTCGCAGTTCCTCGCCGAGACTGGGGCCGATCAGCTCGTCGCGCACCTTGTCCGCGCCATCGCCGAGCGCGCCGACGGTCCGGGTGACCGCGGCGGCTTCGGCCACGGTCAACTCCCCGGCGCGCACGGTGAGTCCGCTGTCCCCGGAGGTCTGGACGACGGCTCCGGCGACTCCCGCGCGGGCCAGGTCGGCGCGGGCGCGTTCCGGGTCCACGGGGACGCCGGTGGTGTACTCCAGCAGGCGTCCGCCGGTGAAGTCGATGCCGAACTGCAGGCCGCGCACCGCGATCCCCGCCGAGGCGAGCACGAGGACGGCGGCGGAAGCGGCCAGCCAGCGGCGCGGTCGGCGCATCAGACCCGGTCCCCGGCGCAGGAGACGTTCCCGGACCCGGCCGGGTGTCGCGACGCCCGTCACGCCCGGTCGGCGGCGCGCCCACCGGCGGGACGCGGCGTGCTCGGCGAGCACACGCGTGACCACCAACGCGCTGAACATCGACGCCACGACACCGATGCCGAGGGTGACACCGAAGCCCCGGACCGGCCCCGAGGCGAGGAAGAACAGCAGCACGGCCGCGATCAGCGTCGTGATGTTGGAGTCGGCGATCGCGCTGAAGGCGTTGCGGAATCCGGCGGTGAGGGCCGAGCGCGTACTGGGCCGGCGCCGGGTGGTGTACTCCTCGCGGGCGCGTTCGAAGACGAGCACGTTGGCGTCCACGGCCATGCCGATCGCCAGCACGAATCCGGCCAGGCCGGGAAGGGTCAGCGTGGCACCGAGGGCGGCCAGCGCGGCGTACGAGATCAAGCCGTGGCAGAGCAGGGCCACCGCGGCCAGGAATCCCATCACCCGATAGACGCCGATGATGAACAGCGAGGTCAGGGCGGTGCCGATGACCGCGGCCCAGGCACTTGCGGTGATGGCGCGTGCCCCCAGGGTGGGTCCGACGGTGTGCTGTTCGACGGTCTCGACCGGAACGGGAAGCGCGCCGCCGTTGATGAGCAGGGCCAGCTCCCGGGCCTCGGCGTCGTCGAAGGAACCGGTGATCCGGGTGGAGCCGCCCGGGATGCCCGTCCCGCAGGACACCGACGGGTCGATCTGCGGAGCGGAGATGATCCTGTCGTCGAGGACGATCGCGACGCGGCGTGCCGGGTCACCGGCCGGACGGCAGGCGGCCTCCCCGGTCAGCCGGGTCCACCGGTCACGGCCCGCGCGGTCGAAGTCGAGGGTCACGTGCCAGCCGGCGCCCGTCTCCTGGTCGAAGCGCGCGGCGGCGCCCTTGACGTCCTTTCCGGTCAGGGCGCTGTTCCCGGCGAGGCGCAGACGGTGTCCCGACTCGTCGGGCAGGACGCGTTCCCGGGCGTTCCCGCGCCGGTCTGCCGGGCCGTCGGCCGTGCCGAGCACCGGGTGGAAGGTGAGCTGCGCGGTACGGCCCAGCACACCGGCCGCCTCCTCGGGGTCCCGTACTCCCGGCAGTTCGACGATGATCCGGTTGCTGCCGGAGCGGACGAGGGTGGGTTCGGCGACGCCCAGCGCGTCGACGCGCCCGCGGAGCACCTCCAGCGTGCGGTCCGTCGCCTCACGGCCCGCCTCGGCCGACGGGGTGGAGCGGGTCTCCAGGACGATCTGGGTGCCGCCGCGCAGATCGAGTCCGAGACGGACCGGCACGGTGCAGGCGATGTACGACGACAGGGCGATCACGGCGAGGGCGAGCAGCGCCCTCACCCGGGTGGAGCGGATCAACGGTGGGCCTCCGGCGGGCACACCGCGAGCGCGGTCGGCGCGGTCGCGGCGAACGAGGGGGAACGGGACGGGTGTCAGCTGCCGGATGGCCCGGGAGGTGCCCGCCCGCGGTCGGGGACCGGAAGGCCGGGGGAGCGGTGCGCGGATTCGGTGCCGGGTGGTGTGTGGAGGGGGACGGGCGCGGGGACGGCCGCCCTGTCGGCGGTGGTGGCCTGGTGAACGGGCGGCGCCGGGCGTTCGGCCCCGGACGCGGAGCGGCCGCCCGCCCTGACGGAGCAGACCGCGGCGCACTCCTCGTGGGCCAGGGGGACGGCACCAGGACGGTCGTCGGTGGCGTCACCCGTACGGGCCGGGAGGCCGGCCGCCATCGCACCGTCTCCGACCTGGCCCGTCCGACCCGTCGGTGGACCGCTCACGGTGACCGTGGTGAACAGCGCGAGCAGGAGGGCCGACAGGACGGCGACGGCCGTCAGGACGGCCCCGGACCCGGTGGCGCGGCGCCGGCCACCGGTCACGTGACGGGCGGGGCGCGAGGCGTCGTGCATGCACCGTCCTCGTTTCGTGATGGTGTCCGGTGGCGCGGCCCGGGCCGGTCAGGGTTCGACGAGGCCGGCGCGGATGGCGTAGCGGGTGAGGTCAAGACGGTCGCGCAGGCCGAGCTTGTGCAGCAGGTTGGCGCGGTGCCGCTGGACGGTCTTGACGCTGATGAAGAGCAGGTCGGCGATCTCCCTGGAGGAGTAGCCCTCCGCAACGAGCTTGAGGACCTCCTCCTCACGGTGTGTCACGGCCTGCTCGGAGGTCTCCTCGCCGTGGCGGACACGGTCGAGGTAGTTGCGGATGAGGGCGGTGATCGCGCCGGGGTGGAGGAACGGCTCGTCGCGCATCGCGCTCCGGCAGGCGGCCACCAGGTCCCGGTCCGCGACGGACTTCAGGACGTACCCGCAGGCTCCGGCCTTCAGGGCCTGGAAGAAGTACTGCTCGTTGTCGTGCATCGTGAGCATCAGGATGCGCAGTCCGGGCTTGAGCGAAGCCAGTTCGCGGGTGGCCTGCAGCCCGGTCAGACGGGGCATCGCGATGTCCAGGACGGCGAGGTCGATGTCGTGCGCGCGGGCCATCTCGATCGCCTCCGCGCCGTCCCCGGCCTCGGCGACGACTTCGAGGTCCGGTTCGCGGTCGAGGATCAGCCGCACTCCGCGCCGTACCAGCGCGTGGTCGTCGGCGAGCAGAATGCGGATCGGGGCGGTTCCGGTCATGGTCACGGCCGCTTCCCGGGAACCGGCGCGGTCAGTCGGATCCGGGTACCGGTACGGGCCGCGGGTGTGATGTCCAGGGCGGCGCCGATCAGCAGGGCACGCTCGCGCATACCGCGGATCCCGGCACCCTCGCAGGCGGCCTCGATTCCGCGGCCGTCGTCGGCGACCGCGAGCACCACGGCGCCGTCGGTGCGGCGCAGGCTGACCTCCGCCCGTTCGGCGTCCGCGTGGCGGGCCACGTTCGTCAGACTCTCCTGTGCCACGCGGTAGAGAACCAGTTCCGTCTCCGGCTCCAGGGCCGGCAGGTCGGCGTCGAAATGGCGCACCACGCGCAGCCCGGTGTGCGTGGCGAAGTCGTGGGTCAGCGAGGTCATCGCGCTGACCAGACCGAGGTCGTCGAGGACGCCGGGGCGCAGCCTGCGGACCAGACGGCGGACCTCGTCGAGGCTTCCCCGGGTGATCTCCTGGGCCTGGTGCAGCTCGTCGCGCAGCGGTCCGTCCGCGTCGTCCGCGGCGCGCTTGAGGGCCAGCAGGATCGCGGTCATGCTCTGCCCGACCTCGTCGTGCAGCTCGTGCGCGATACGGCGCCGTTCGGCCTCCTGGGCCAGCAGGACGCGGGCACTGCTGGTGGCCCGCTCCTGTTCGAGCCGGTCGAGCATCGCGTTGAAGGCGCGGATCAGCTCGGCGACCTCGCCCCCGCCCCGTGCGGGCAGCCGTTGACCGGGACGCAGCAGGTCGACGGTGGTCATCAGCCCGGTCAGCCGGACCAGTGGGGCCAGCCCCCAGCCCAGCAGCGCGGCGTTGGCGACCAGCATGACGGCCAGACCGCCCACCAGGATGACGGCCTCCGTGAGCACGACCGGAACCGAGACGGTCACCGGAGCCCAGAGCAGCAGCGCGGTGGCCGTACCCAGCACCACGGCGTTGAGCCCGAAGATCCGCCAGAACAGGGACATCGGGGTGGAGCCTCCTTCGTCGACGAGGCCCGCACGGCGGGCATCGCGCACCTCGGACGAGGTGCGGCCCCTGCGCCGGATCAGGCCTGCCGCCAGCCTGCGGTCCCCCGCGCGCCGGGTCCATGGGGTCCAGCGCCCATTTCCCGCGGCCCGCCCCACCCACGTCCACAGGTGTCCGCGCGGCGTGGATGCCCCGACCCCGCGCAAATGGAGCCTGGCCCCTATAGGTTTCCGCGGACCGGACGACCAGGCTCGGGGCATGTCGCACCGCTCCGCCGACCAGGCCCCGCGAAAGGAACGCACCATGCCGCTCGAGACCACCCGGACCGAACCGCGCCGCGACCGACCGACGGCTCAGGAGGCCCGCCGGCGTCTCGACCACGCCCGCGGGACCCGGCTGATCCAGCTGCGCGCGCTCACCGGCGGCGGGCAGACCACCGACGACCACCTGACGTCCGCGCAGAAGCACTCCATCGAACAGGTGCTCAAAGAGATCGACGCGGCCATCGCCCGGGTCGAGGACGGCACGTACGGAGCGTGTCTGGGCTGTGCGAAGCCCGTCCCGGCGGAGCGCCTGGAGATCCTCCCGTACACACGCCACTGCGTCACCTGCCGACGCCGGGCCACCTGACCGCCGTCCGTCCCGCCCCCGCCGCCGGCCTCTCCCCAGGTGTCCCACCGCGCCCACACCCCCGTCCCCAGCCCCGCCCCCGTCTTCTCCCGTCCCTGTTCCGACACCCGTCAACTGTCCTGCCCGAGGGGTGAAGTGGTGAACAACCAGATCTTCGGCGTCCGCGCCGCACGAACCGCGCCCGCGGACCTCGATCTCCCGGCGCTGCGCGAGAACCTGCTCGAACAGCGTCTCTTCCGCCTGGAACAGCTGCGGCAGATCGCCGCCACGGACCGTGCCGACGCGCCGCTCCGGCAGCGGGACGACTCGCGGACCGAGGTCCGCGTCCAACTCGCCGCGTCCGCCCGTATGGTGCTCGCCGACGTCGAAGCCGCTCTCGCGCGCATGGACGAGGGCGGGTACGGCGCCTGCGGACTGTGCCGGCGTCCCATCGCGAGCGAGCGGCTGGCGATCGTGCCGCAGGCCCGTTACTGCACCCCCTGCCAGCAGGTCAGGGAGGCGGGCCGGTGAACAGGACACGCCGACTGCGCGCCGGAGCGCGCCCCGCCCGGCACCGGCCCTGGCCCCTGTGCCGCAAGTGCTGCGGGATCGCCCTCGACATGGGCAGCGCCCGTACCCGGGCCTGGATCGCGGGCCGGGGACTGGTCCTCGACGTCCCCACGGTCACCTTCCCGGGGGCCGGTGTCGTGTACCCGGTCCAGCGCGGGACCATCGTCGACACCGCGGGAGCGGCCCGGATGCTGGACCGGCTGCTCGGCCACCGACTGCCCGGCGGCGCGCGCCCGCTGATCGTCGTGACCACCCCCGTCCTGGACGGAGTCTCCTACCGGGCGGCGGCGCGCACGGCGTTGGAGGTGCTGCGGCCGCACGGGGTCATCACGGTCCCCGGTGCCCGCGCCATCGCGCTGGGCGCGG
This region includes:
- the secD gene encoding protein translocase subunit SecD, with amino-acid sequence MIRSTRVRALLALAVIALSSYIACTVPVRLGLDLRGGTQIVLETRSTPSAEAGREATDRTLEVLRGRVDALGVAEPTLVRSGSNRIIVELPGVRDPEEAAGVLGRTAQLTFHPVLGTADGPADRRGNARERVLPDESGHRLRLAGNSALTGKDVKGAAARFDQETGAGWHVTLDFDRAGRDRWTRLTGEAACRPAGDPARRVAIVLDDRIISAPQIDPSVSCGTGIPGGSTRITGSFDDAEARELALLINGGALPVPVETVEQHTVGPTLGARAITASAWAAVIGTALTSLFIIGVYRVMGFLAAVALLCHGLISYAALAALGATLTLPGLAGFVLAIGMAVDANVLVFERAREEYTTRRRPSTRSALTAGFRNAFSAIADSNITTLIAAVLLFFLASGPVRGFGVTLGIGVVASMFSALVVTRVLAEHAASRRWARRRPGVTGVATPGRVRERLLRRGPGLMRRPRRWLAASAAVLVLASAGIAVRGLQFGIDFTGGRLLEYTTGVPVDPERARADLARAGVAGAVVQTSGDSGLTVRAGELTVAEAAAVTRTVGALGDGADKVRDELIGPSLGEELRRNALIALAVALGAQLLYLAARFRWLFGTAAVASLAHDVLILVGVFAWLGKPVDGVFLAALLTVVGYSVNDSVVVFDRIRELRRRDAGKPLAEVADRAILQTLPRTVNTGMGAALILTALAVLGGDSLTDFALALLIGLAVGTYSSVFTAVPVAVELHRRGLPRPPARRPREVDHVRVSSSTPVLPPERPPGR
- a CDS encoding response regulator transcription factor, coding for MTGTAPIRILLADDHALVRRGVRLILDREPDLEVVAEAGDGAEAIEMARAHDIDLAVLDIAMPRLTGLQATRELASLKPGLRILMLTMHDNEQYFFQALKAGACGYVLKSVADRDLVAACRSAMRDEPFLHPGAITALIRNYLDRVRHGEETSEQAVTHREEEVLKLVAEGYSSREIADLLFISVKTVQRHRANLLHKLGLRDRLDLTRYAIRAGLVEP
- a CDS encoding HAMP domain-containing sensor histidine kinase; translated protein: MSLFWRIFGLNAVVLGTATALLLWAPVTVSVPVVLTEAVILVGGLAVMLVANAALLGWGLAPLVRLTGLMTTVDLLRPGQRLPARGGGEVAELIRAFNAMLDRLEQERATSSARVLLAQEAERRRIAHELHDEVGQSMTAILLALKRAADDADGPLRDELHQAQEITRGSLDEVRRLVRRLRPGVLDDLGLVSAMTSLTHDFATHTGLRVVRHFDADLPALEPETELVLYRVAQESLTNVARHADAERAEVSLRRTDGAVVLAVADDGRGIEAACEGAGIRGMRERALLIGAALDITPAARTGTRIRLTAPVPGKRP
- a CDS encoding TraR/DksA family transcriptional regulator; this translates as MPLETTRTEPRRDRPTAQEARRRLDHARGTRLIQLRALTGGGQTTDDHLTSAQKHSIEQVLKEIDAAIARVEDGTYGACLGCAKPVPAERLEILPYTRHCVTCRRRAT
- a CDS encoding TraR/DksA family transcriptional regulator produces the protein MVNNQIFGVRAARTAPADLDLPALRENLLEQRLFRLEQLRQIAATDRADAPLRQRDDSRTEVRVQLAASARMVLADVEAALARMDEGGYGACGLCRRPIASERLAIVPQARYCTPCQQVREAGR